The following are from one region of the Paenibacillus sp. JZ16 genome:
- a CDS encoding ABC transporter ATP-binding protein — protein sequence MTHQVPLTVQDGADPSAASVSTAPALEVRSLRKTFRDRRSEVHVLDGLSLQVQPGEFVSLIGPSGSGKSTLFHIIGGLTAPDAGSVLMDGQDVTGEKGRIAYMPQQPALFPWRTVEDNVLLPEELRGTSKAAAREHARSWMERAGLSGFEKAYPHTLSGGMQQRAAFLRALMSPQEVMCLDEPFSALDALTRSDMQRWLLDIWEDTRRSVLMITHHIEEALLLSDSIYILSARPGTILKRVEVPFSRPRRENILMDPSFIALKTEISAIMREEQHKR from the coding sequence ATGACACATCAAGTACCCCTGACGGTCCAGGACGGGGCTGACCCGTCGGCTGCGTCGGTCTCAACCGCACCTGCCCTCGAGGTTCGCAGCCTTCGAAAAACCTTCCGCGACCGGCGCAGCGAAGTGCATGTGCTGGATGGCCTTTCGCTTCAAGTACAACCCGGGGAATTCGTCTCCTTAATCGGTCCCTCAGGCAGCGGAAAGAGCACCCTCTTCCATATCATTGGGGGGTTAACAGCTCCGGATGCAGGCTCTGTCCTCATGGACGGTCAGGACGTGACCGGGGAAAAAGGCCGCATCGCCTATATGCCTCAACAGCCGGCCCTATTCCCTTGGCGTACGGTGGAGGACAATGTGCTCCTTCCCGAGGAGCTGAGAGGCACCTCGAAAGCCGCTGCCAGGGAACATGCCCGCAGCTGGATGGAACGCGCCGGACTCAGCGGCTTCGAAAAGGCCTATCCGCACACCCTCTCTGGCGGAATGCAGCAGCGGGCGGCTTTTCTTCGCGCACTGATGAGTCCGCAGGAAGTTATGTGCCTGGACGAACCGTTCAGTGCATTGGATGCGTTAACGCGCAGCGATATGCAGCGCTGGCTGCTCGATATCTGGGAGGATACGCGCCGTTCGGTGCTGATGATTACCCATCATATCGAGGAGGCGCTGCTCCTCTCGGACAGTATCTATATCCTATCAGCACGGCCCGGAACCATCTTGAAACGGGTAGAAGTCCCTTTCTCCCGCCCGCGCCGGGAAAACATCCTGATGGATCCGTCCTTCATCGCATTAAAAACCGAAATTTCCGCCATCATGCGGGAAGAACAGCACAAGCGCTGA
- a CDS encoding ABC transporter permease — protein sequence MRSWWSSVWPPVVAVLFFLVVWQAAVSIFDIEPFILPAPTAIGHEAVTGASGLFQHTAATLQLTLVGFMIGTAIGLVISLALHMVPFLKTALYPLLILSQNVPTIALAPLLMIWFGFGMLPKVIVITLVCFFPVAVAALDGLARTDRTMMNYMQMAGATSWQIFRKLELPHALPSIFSGIRIAATYSVMGAVIGEWIGSDRGIGYYMMLQKSGYRTDRVFVAILVIVLLSLLMVLLITLLEKRLIRWNRKG from the coding sequence ATGAGAAGCTGGTGGAGTTCGGTTTGGCCGCCCGTTGTGGCGGTCCTCTTCTTTTTGGTGGTATGGCAGGCCGCAGTATCTATATTCGACATTGAACCTTTTATTCTGCCTGCGCCGACGGCCATCGGGCATGAGGCCGTTACCGGAGCTTCCGGTCTCTTCCAGCATACAGCGGCCACCCTGCAATTAACCTTGGTCGGATTTATGATCGGTACGGCGATTGGCCTAGTCATCTCGCTGGCACTGCACATGGTGCCTTTTCTCAAAACCGCTCTTTATCCACTTCTTATTCTTAGCCAGAATGTGCCGACAATCGCCCTAGCCCCGCTTCTCATGATTTGGTTCGGCTTCGGCATGCTGCCCAAGGTTATCGTGATTACGCTGGTCTGCTTCTTCCCCGTCGCTGTTGCGGCCTTGGACGGACTGGCCCGTACTGACCGAACCATGATGAATTACATGCAGATGGCGGGGGCTACCTCTTGGCAAATTTTCAGAAAGCTGGAGCTGCCGCATGCCCTTCCCTCCATCTTCTCCGGGATTCGAATTGCGGCCACCTATTCGGTCATGGGTGCGGTTATCGGGGAATGGATCGGCTCGGACCGGGGAATCGGTTACTACATGATGCTGCAAAAATCCGGCTACCGCACGGATCGGGTGTTTGTTGCCATCCTGGTCATCGTCCTGCTCAGCCTGCTGATGGTGCTGCTGATCACTCTGCTGGAGAAGCGGCTCATCCGCTGGAATCGAAAAGGTTGA
- a CDS encoding MTH1187 family thiamine-binding protein: MANTLLSIQVIPRTPNGADSIPYVDEAIKVIQESGVKYEVHALETTMEGELAELLKIVERMHEALVNAGSPSIISQVKIAHHPSGISMDKLTEKYRP, encoded by the coding sequence ATGGCGAATACACTTTTGAGCATTCAAGTGATACCGAGAACGCCAAACGGGGCCGACAGCATCCCTTATGTAGATGAAGCGATTAAGGTCATTCAGGAATCAGGCGTGAAATACGAGGTTCATGCACTCGAAACGACCATGGAAGGAGAGCTCGCCGAGCTGCTCAAGATCGTGGAGCGCATGCATGAAGCGCTGGTGAATGCGGGAAGTCCCAGCATCATATCCCAAGTCAAAATCGCCCATCATCCCAGCGGCATCAGCATGGATAAGCTGACTGAGAAATACCGTCCATGA
- a CDS encoding ABC transporter substrate-binding protein, with protein MKKGRWIPLLLACVLLMVASGCGTSGQNKKTGAEGEGSQTSGKLRDVQLMLDWSANTNHTGLYAAKELGYYEEEGLNVQIVQPGAGGTDTLVASGNVPFGISYQEGVTLARTQGLPLVSIAAIIQHNTSGFAAPKDKGIVKAGDFEGKSYGGWGSPVEEAVMKSIMEIDGADVSKVNMVNMGDADYFTAVKRDIDFAWIFYAWTGIEAELRNEPLDMIYVKDYSEQLDYYTPVIVTNEKLIQEDPELIKAFMRATSKGYDYAIQHPEDAAALLTKAVPDLDAELVLASQKWLSPRYQDDASRWGEQKAEVWSGYADWMFERKLLEKELDADRAFTNDFLPEQP; from the coding sequence ATGAAGAAGGGAAGATGGATTCCGCTGCTTCTCGCTTGCGTCCTGCTGATGGTCGCGTCCGGATGCGGCACAAGCGGACAGAACAAAAAGACAGGTGCCGAAGGCGAAGGCAGTCAGACTTCCGGGAAACTCCGTGACGTGCAGCTGATGCTCGATTGGTCCGCCAATACGAATCACACCGGCCTGTATGCAGCGAAGGAGCTTGGGTATTATGAGGAAGAAGGGCTTAATGTCCAGATCGTCCAGCCGGGAGCAGGCGGAACGGATACGCTGGTCGCATCCGGAAACGTGCCGTTTGGCATCAGTTATCAGGAAGGCGTAACGCTGGCCAGAACCCAAGGCTTGCCGCTCGTTTCCATTGCAGCGATCATTCAGCATAATACGTCCGGCTTTGCCGCCCCCAAGGACAAAGGCATCGTGAAGGCAGGCGATTTTGAAGGAAAATCCTATGGCGGCTGGGGCTCGCCTGTGGAGGAGGCCGTCATGAAATCCATCATGGAGATCGATGGCGCCGATGTCAGCAAGGTGAATATGGTCAATATGGGCGATGCCGATTATTTTACGGCCGTCAAACGCGACATTGATTTTGCCTGGATCTTCTATGCTTGGACGGGGATTGAAGCCGAGCTTCGCAATGAACCGCTTGACATGATTTATGTGAAGGACTACTCCGAGCAGCTTGATTATTACACACCAGTGATCGTGACGAACGAGAAGCTGATCCAGGAAGACCCCGAGCTTATCAAAGCGTTCATGCGGGCGACTTCAAAAGGATATGACTATGCGATTCAACATCCTGAAGATGCGGCAGCTCTGCTTACGAAGGCGGTTCCTGACCTCGATGCCGAACTGGTTCTCGCCAGCCAGAAATGGCTGAGCCCCCGTTATCAGGATGATGCATCCCGCTGGGGCGAACAGAAAGCCGAAGTATGGTCGGGATATGCAGACTGGATGTTTGAGCGTAAGCTGCTGGAGAAGGAACTTGACGCGGACCGCGCATTCACCAATGATTTTTTACCGGAGCAGCCATAA
- a CDS encoding VOC family protein, whose translation MSQKRLDHVGIVVRDLEATIAFYTSVVGLELKDRLTHTNGVIQLAFLGFNGSNETEVELIQGYSDTLPAEGTVHHFAVSTDNIEEEYARVQGLDVPHLDEEIVTLPNGFRYFFVHGPEGEWIEFFQR comes from the coding sequence ATGTCACAGAAACGATTAGATCATGTTGGTATTGTTGTCCGGGACCTAGAAGCTACAATCGCCTTCTATACATCCGTAGTCGGACTAGAACTAAAGGATCGCCTGACCCATACGAATGGCGTCATCCAGCTGGCGTTCCTCGGATTTAACGGCAGCAACGAGACGGAAGTCGAGCTTATTCAGGGATACAGCGACACGCTGCCAGCGGAGGGCACCGTTCATCATTTTGCAGTCAGCACGGATAACATTGAAGAGGAATATGCCCGGGTTCAAGGACTTGACGTTCCTCACTTGGACGAGGAGATCGTGACGCTCCCGAATGGTTTCCGTTATTTCTTCGTGCATGGTCCCGAAGGGGAATGGATTGAGTTCTTCCAGCGCTAA
- a CDS encoding GGDEF domain-containing protein, with translation MSPTPADHLWIRLAMIYAFIQIMIALWMPVALSLQRVLVIIPPAAASVYLMRISRRYEVHLRRFWLIVSLGLMGDAAARIIHACYVWFEKESAFSPILTHLFWGLELILFASSLIYLFRHVQGSFRGLRFMLDIVIVGIAVMTVGWEYFIKPELQGLAHEAVWGNLWVDMLYPLCAMVLIFFTLVLYFNTGLLGKRAAILLCLGGSAYIAGDVLYIYLVDLMGIEVRSYLYPLYTISVLFISFAGGQSAPNSRKPSVGEREPRSVGNLIVRYLLPYSVLGGMFALMAQRFGGWTGLFTGLSLCVILILFRQILIQFENDRLFDRLHESLMQSEALAHRDDLTGLYNRRYFNARLASSLKEADLAASRVGLLYMDMNRFKRVNDRYGHRAGDLLIRKVADRLQSLESKGVLVSRLGGDEFTVMIHPAGEDQELIWMAEEIWTMLSEPYELEGHEVRTTPSIGIAVYPDHARNDQELIGRADAAMYAAKERNAPWHFDVERTMLLQLLDQKVE, from the coding sequence ATGAGTCCAACTCCAGCAGATCATCTGTGGATTCGACTCGCCATGATATATGCATTCATTCAGATCATGATTGCTCTGTGGATGCCTGTGGCTTTATCGCTTCAGCGTGTTCTAGTCATTATTCCTCCTGCAGCCGCCTCCGTTTATTTAATGCGGATTAGTCGGCGTTATGAGGTTCATCTTCGCAGGTTTTGGCTTATTGTGAGTCTCGGATTAATGGGGGATGCAGCGGCACGAATCATTCACGCTTGTTATGTTTGGTTTGAAAAAGAGAGCGCTTTCTCGCCGATCCTAACCCACTTATTCTGGGGACTTGAACTCATTCTGTTCGCAAGTTCTCTCATTTATTTATTCCGGCATGTTCAAGGTTCGTTTCGGGGGCTCCGGTTTATGCTGGATATCGTGATTGTTGGCATAGCCGTCATGACAGTAGGGTGGGAATATTTCATCAAGCCTGAGCTTCAGGGTCTGGCCCATGAGGCAGTATGGGGAAACCTTTGGGTGGACATGCTGTATCCCCTGTGCGCAATGGTACTTATTTTTTTTACGCTGGTGTTGTATTTTAATACCGGACTGTTAGGGAAAAGGGCGGCCATTCTGTTATGTCTAGGCGGAAGCGCATATATTGCCGGAGATGTCCTGTACATCTATCTCGTTGATCTGATGGGTATCGAGGTTCGTTCCTATCTGTATCCACTCTATACGATATCGGTATTATTCATTAGTTTCGCAGGTGGGCAGTCCGCTCCTAATTCCCGTAAACCATCCGTTGGCGAGCGGGAGCCGCGTTCAGTCGGAAACCTGATCGTAAGGTACCTGCTTCCCTACAGCGTGCTTGGCGGGATGTTTGCCCTTATGGCGCAGCGGTTTGGAGGGTGGACTGGACTGTTTACCGGCCTATCCCTGTGCGTGATCCTGATTCTGTTCAGGCAGATTTTAATCCAGTTCGAGAACGATCGCTTGTTTGACCGACTGCATGAGAGTCTGATGCAGAGTGAAGCCCTGGCACATCGTGATGATCTTACGGGGCTGTATAATCGCCGTTATTTTAATGCAAGGCTGGCGAGTTCGCTGAAGGAGGCGGACCTCGCAGCTTCCCGTGTAGGCTTGCTGTATATGGATATGAACCGTTTCAAACGAGTCAATGACCGATACGGCCACCGTGCCGGCGATTTGTTGATACGAAAGGTTGCAGACCGGCTTCAATCTCTTGAATCCAAGGGAGTTTTGGTTTCCCGTTTAGGAGGAGACGAATTCACCGTTATGATCCATCCGGCTGGTGAGGATCAGGAGCTGATCTGGATGGCGGAGGAGATTTGGACGATGCTTAGCGAGCCGTACGAATTGGAAGGGCATGAAGTTCGAACCACGCCGAGTATCGGCATTGCGGTTTATCCGGATCATGCCAGAAATGACCAGGAGCTGATTGGTCGCGCCGATGCCGCGATGTATGCGGCCAAGGAACGGAACGCCCCTTGGCATTTTGATGTGGAGCGGACGATGCTGCTGCAGCTTTTGGATCAAAAGGTTGAGTAG
- a CDS encoding EAL domain-containing protein: MICDNCSTFEPIEDQGTIHMKPASGELIQLLAVNGYAVQENNEGCAVNYKVRADLISMMKCLQPLPLKIRQELSFCVTDGEAPQIRHSWTPMQKFELQMEHYDMVSIILHKQFTSYMQPIVDSSEQIVAYEFLLRPVDGGARFQPYELFETARKTGLHAFLDRAARTSAIETSAEWLPIGVKRFVNFLPSSIYDAQMCLSHTFHTIDRLHLDPRDFVFEVVETEKIDDVEHLQSIFEVYRSHGISVAMDDVGAGYSTLEQMIKLKPDYVKIDRSLIDHCDRNPGQQEQLKMITNKAHDFGAMVLAEGIERREEFHFCRDIGIELSQGYLFGKPSERPPRDPHSQLIYS, encoded by the coding sequence ATGATTTGCGACAATTGCAGCACCTTTGAACCGATTGAGGATCAGGGGACCATTCATATGAAGCCTGCAAGTGGAGAGCTTATTCAGTTGCTGGCAGTGAACGGCTACGCGGTACAAGAGAACAATGAGGGTTGTGCTGTAAACTACAAGGTACGCGCGGACCTGATCTCCATGATGAAGTGTCTGCAGCCCCTTCCGCTGAAGATTCGTCAAGAGCTGTCCTTCTGTGTTACCGACGGAGAAGCTCCGCAAATCCGGCATTCGTGGACCCCTATGCAGAAGTTCGAACTGCAGATGGAGCATTACGATATGGTAAGTATCATTTTACATAAGCAGTTTACGAGCTATATGCAGCCCATCGTGGATTCATCCGAGCAGATCGTTGCCTACGAATTTCTCCTTCGTCCGGTAGATGGGGGAGCCAGGTTCCAGCCGTATGAGCTGTTTGAGACAGCCCGTAAAACCGGATTGCATGCATTCCTGGACCGGGCGGCACGAACCAGTGCCATTGAGACCAGTGCCGAGTGGCTTCCCATCGGCGTGAAGCGATTCGTGAACTTCCTGCCATCCTCCATATATGATGCGCAGATGTGTCTAAGCCACACCTTCCATACCATAGACAGGCTCCATCTGGATCCGAGGGACTTCGTATTTGAGGTTGTGGAAACCGAGAAGATTGATGATGTTGAGCATTTGCAATCGATTTTCGAGGTGTATCGCAGTCATGGAATCTCGGTAGCCATGGATGACGTTGGTGCAGGTTATTCCACATTGGAGCAGATGATTAAGCTTAAGCCGGATTATGTAAAGATCGACCGAAGTCTGATCGACCATTGCGATCGTAATCCCGGGCAGCAGGAGCAACTCAAAATGATCACGAACAAGGCTCATGATTTTGGGGCCATGGTGCTGGCTGAAGGCATTGAGAGACGGGAGGAGTTTCATTTTTGCCGAGATATCGGGATCGAGCTCTCGCAGGGGTATTTGTTTGGGAAGCCATCTGAACGGCCTCCGCGTGATCCCCATTCTCAACTCATTTATTCATAG
- a CDS encoding glycoside hydrolase family 65 protein, whose product MKQYLKLDEWSIIEEGFDPHTHEISESIFSIGNGFMGQRANFEESYSGSSLQGSYMAGVYYPDKTRVGWWKNGYPEYFAKVLNSTNWIGIGIEIDGTPLDLAKCTVKDFVRELNMKEGFLSRSFTAVMENGKELKVEAVRFVSIVRHEIGAIRYAVTPLNFAGELTVTPYLDGDVKNKDSNYDEKFWLEVFKEAAEGSAALTVKTKKLDFHVTSVMSYSILKNGAKLDLQAELVEKEKYAVNRVNVSVSEGEAITIYKYVANVTSRNHGFGELVDAARAVLEPAVETGFEMLLKEQADAWGDKWKESDIVIEGDVAAQQAIRFNIFQLNQTYSGEDDRLNIGPKGFTGEKYGGSTYWDTEAYCLPFYLSTADASISRNLLIYRYKHLEKAKENAKKLGFTKGALYPMVTMNGEECHNEWEITFEEIHRNGAIAYAIYNYVNYTGDFSYLGQYGLEVLVEISRFWEERVNYVPAKDQYMMLGVTGPNEYENNVNNNWYTNRIASWTMEYTLDVLEYLKENENSRYAELAAKLGLQDVETAKWQDIISKMYYPVDEELGVFLQQDGFLNKELVPVKELDPAHLPLNQNWSWDRILRSVYIKQADVLQGLFFLGDQYDLATKKRNFDFYEPFTVHESSLSPCVHSILACELGYQEKAYEMYLRTARLDLDNYNNDTEDGCHTTSMAGTWMSVVHGFGGLRVKDGVLHLNPFIPGHWSSFSFKVMFRGSRLKVSVKGKETIIVNETDTPAVLNVNGKEYSIDGFGEVQAAR is encoded by the coding sequence GTGAAACAATATTTAAAGCTTGATGAATGGTCAATTATTGAGGAGGGCTTTGATCCTCACACGCATGAGATCTCGGAGAGTATCTTCAGTATTGGTAACGGATTTATGGGCCAGCGCGCCAACTTCGAGGAATCCTACAGCGGTTCTTCCCTGCAAGGCAGTTATATGGCCGGCGTGTATTATCCGGATAAAACCCGTGTAGGCTGGTGGAAGAACGGTTATCCTGAATATTTTGCCAAAGTGCTGAACAGCACCAACTGGATTGGCATCGGCATTGAAATCGACGGCACGCCGCTTGATCTGGCCAAATGCACGGTGAAGGATTTTGTGCGCGAGCTGAATATGAAAGAAGGCTTCCTCTCCCGCAGCTTTACCGCTGTCATGGAAAACGGCAAGGAGCTCAAAGTTGAAGCTGTCCGTTTTGTCAGCATTGTTCGCCACGAGATCGGCGCCATTCGATATGCCGTAACTCCGCTCAATTTTGCTGGAGAACTTACGGTTACGCCTTATCTCGATGGCGATGTGAAGAACAAAGACTCCAACTATGACGAGAAGTTCTGGCTGGAGGTATTCAAAGAAGCGGCGGAAGGCTCGGCCGCATTGACCGTAAAGACCAAGAAACTCGATTTCCATGTGACCTCCGTCATGTCATATAGCATCCTTAAGAACGGCGCGAAGCTGGATCTTCAGGCCGAACTGGTGGAAAAAGAGAAGTATGCGGTGAACCGCGTAAACGTATCCGTATCTGAAGGCGAAGCCATCACCATCTATAAATATGTAGCCAACGTCACATCCCGCAATCATGGATTCGGCGAATTGGTGGATGCTGCACGTGCTGTGCTGGAGCCGGCGGTCGAAACCGGATTTGAGATGCTGCTGAAGGAGCAGGCGGATGCGTGGGGCGACAAATGGAAGGAAAGCGATATCGTCATTGAAGGCGATGTGGCGGCCCAGCAAGCGATCCGCTTCAACATCTTCCAGCTGAACCAAACCTACAGCGGCGAAGACGACCGTCTGAACATCGGGCCGAAGGGCTTCACCGGTGAAAAATACGGCGGCAGCACCTACTGGGATACCGAGGCTTATTGCCTGCCGTTCTACCTGAGCACCGCGGACGCCAGCATTTCGCGCAACCTGCTGATCTATCGTTATAAACACCTGGAAAAAGCGAAGGAAAACGCCAAGAAGCTCGGCTTTACCAAAGGCGCCCTCTATCCTATGGTGACGATGAACGGCGAGGAATGCCATAACGAGTGGGAAATTACGTTTGAAGAAATCCACCGTAACGGCGCGATTGCCTATGCCATCTATAACTATGTAAACTATACCGGCGACTTCTCTTACCTCGGCCAATACGGTCTGGAAGTGCTCGTCGAAATTTCCCGCTTCTGGGAAGAGCGCGTGAATTACGTGCCGGCGAAGGATCAGTATATGATGCTCGGGGTCACCGGTCCGAACGAGTACGAGAACAACGTCAACAACAACTGGTATACTAACCGCATTGCCAGCTGGACGATGGAATACACGCTTGACGTGCTCGAATATTTGAAAGAGAACGAGAATTCCCGCTATGCCGAGCTTGCGGCGAAGCTGGGGCTGCAGGATGTCGAAACGGCCAAATGGCAGGATATCATCAGCAAAATGTACTACCCGGTCGATGAGGAGCTCGGCGTATTCCTGCAGCAGGACGGATTCCTCAACAAGGAGCTTGTCCCTGTGAAGGAATTGGATCCAGCCCACCTGCCACTCAATCAGAACTGGTCCTGGGACCGCATTCTGCGCTCGGTGTACATTAAGCAGGCTGACGTGCTGCAAGGCTTGTTCTTCCTTGGCGACCAGTACGACTTGGCTACGAAAAAACGCAACTTCGACTTCTATGAACCGTTCACGGTGCATGAGTCCTCCCTCTCGCCTTGCGTACACTCCATTCTCGCGTGCGAGCTTGGGTACCAGGAGAAGGCGTACGAGATGTACCTCCGTACAGCTCGCCTGGATCTGGACAACTACAACAACGATACCGAGGACGGCTGTCATACAACCAGTATGGCGGGAACCTGGATGTCCGTTGTGCATGGCTTCGGCGGCTTGCGCGTGAAGGACGGCGTATTGCATTTGAATCCATTCATTCCAGGTCACTGGTCTTCCTTCTCCTTCAAGGTGATGTTCCGCGGTTCCCGCCTGAAGGTCAGCGTCAAAGGCAAGGAAACCATCATCGTCAACGAAACGGATACGCCGGCTGTCCTGAACGTGAATGGCAAGGAGTACAGCATCGACGGATTTGGAGAGGTCCAAGCCGCAAGATAA
- the pgmB gene encoding beta-phosphoglucomutase yields the protein MSNLTACLFDLDGVLVDTAKYHYIAWKRLAGELGFEFTEQDNERLKGVSRMASLDILLEVGGITLDEDAKLALAEKKNAWYVEYISNMDESEILPGAREFIQALKDRGIKVALGSASKNAMLILNNTGLTPYFDAIIDGTKTAQAKPDPEVFTMGARELGARPDACVVFEDAEAGIEAAIRAGMRSVGIGSPETLGRANIVLPSLEGFTVDRLLEL from the coding sequence ATGTCAAACCTAACCGCTTGTTTATTTGATCTTGACGGCGTGCTGGTGGATACCGCCAAGTATCACTACATTGCCTGGAAGCGTCTTGCCGGAGAGCTGGGCTTTGAATTTACGGAGCAGGACAATGAACGCCTGAAGGGTGTAAGCCGCATGGCTTCCCTCGATATTCTGCTTGAGGTTGGCGGAATTACGCTCGATGAAGACGCGAAGCTGGCGCTAGCCGAGAAGAAGAATGCTTGGTATGTCGAGTATATTTCCAACATGGACGAATCCGAGATTTTGCCTGGAGCCCGCGAATTTATCCAAGCGCTGAAGGACCGCGGCATCAAGGTTGCGCTGGGCTCCGCCAGCAAGAACGCGATGCTGATCCTGAACAATACCGGCCTGACTCCTTATTTCGACGCTATCATCGATGGAACGAAGACTGCCCAAGCGAAGCCGGATCCCGAGGTATTTACGATGGGAGCCCGCGAGCTTGGCGCCCGGCCTGACGCCTGCGTCGTATTCGAGGATGCCGAGGCCGGCATCGAAGCCGCCATCCGCGCAGGAATGCGGAGCGTCGGTATCGGGTCGCCTGAAACCTTGGGGCGCGCCAACATCGTTCTTCCCTCCCTGGAAGGTTTCACGGTGGATCGTCTGCTGGAGTTGTAA
- a CDS encoding LacI family DNA-binding transcriptional regulator: MSVTIKDVAKRAGVSPSTVSRVLSNHPRISRETSRKVKEIMEEMGYHPNIMAKSLVSKTTESICVILPKPAEELFLNLFFMELIRGIVTQANRSGYDVVLSSGGNEKEEVEAVSRLLNGRRVDGAILLYSRQDDQVVDFLKSNNYPFVLVGRSEKYPDLLSVDTDNVQAAYDATKHLISLGHQRIGFVSGPPNLIVSQDRMKGYGKALADANLEMRKEWIVEGEFLQESGYRAMSFFMNLPERPTALVIVDDIVSFGVLRGLHELGYKVPEDVSIISFNNISLTELSTPPLSSVDIGIYNLGYTASQALIQTIRNDDNTILPHRYIIPHRLMIRESSMFSLPKS; this comes from the coding sequence ATGTCTGTAACGATTAAAGATGTCGCAAAACGAGCGGGCGTATCCCCCTCCACCGTCTCAAGGGTCCTTTCCAATCATCCTAGGATCAGCCGCGAAACCTCGCGGAAGGTAAAAGAGATCATGGAGGAAATGGGCTACCATCCCAATATTATGGCCAAGAGCCTGGTTTCCAAAACGACGGAAAGCATATGCGTGATTCTGCCGAAACCTGCGGAAGAATTGTTCCTCAACTTATTCTTCATGGAACTGATCCGCGGGATCGTCACCCAAGCGAACCGCTCCGGATACGACGTCGTTCTCAGTTCGGGCGGCAACGAGAAGGAAGAAGTCGAAGCCGTATCCCGGCTGCTTAACGGTCGCCGCGTCGACGGCGCCATTTTGCTGTACTCTAGGCAGGACGATCAGGTGGTCGATTTTCTCAAGTCCAACAACTACCCGTTCGTGCTTGTCGGCCGGAGCGAGAAATACCCGGATCTGTTATCCGTCGATACCGATAATGTGCAGGCTGCCTATGATGCAACCAAGCATCTGATCTCCCTTGGACATCAACGGATCGGCTTTGTCAGCGGCCCGCCTAACCTGATCGTCTCTCAGGACAGGATGAAAGGCTATGGCAAAGCGCTTGCCGATGCCAATCTGGAGATGAGAAAAGAATGGATTGTCGAAGGCGAGTTCCTTCAGGAGAGCGGCTATCGCGCCATGTCCTTTTTCATGAACCTGCCTGAACGTCCGACGGCGCTTGTTATTGTTGACGATATTGTATCCTTCGGCGTGCTGAGAGGACTGCACGAGCTGGGGTATAAGGTTCCCGAAGATGTGTCCATTATCAGTTTCAATAACATCTCATTGACCGAACTATCGACCCCGCCGCTGAGCAGTGTGGACATCGGTATTTACAACCTGGGTTATACCGCTTCGCAAGCGCTGATCCAGACCATTCGTAACGATGACAACACGATACTGCCGCACCGCTATATCATTCCGCACCGGTTGATGATCCGCGAATCCTCGATGTTTTCGCTGCCGAAATCATAA